Proteins encoded together in one Sceloporus undulatus isolate JIND9_A2432 ecotype Alabama chromosome 4, SceUnd_v1.1, whole genome shotgun sequence window:
- the LOC121927999 gene encoding hydroxymethylglutaryl-CoA synthase, cytoplasmic-like, translating to MYTPSVYGCLASLLAQYSAQQLAGSRIGVFSYGSGLAASMFSLKVSQNSDAGSPLEKLVSSLSDLEVRLNSRKCVAPEKFAEIMKVREDTHHLGKHREETEQP from the exons ATGTACACGCCATCTGTATATGGCTGCCTCGCATCTCTTCTGGCACA GTACTCTGCCCAGCAGCTGGCTGGCTCCAGGATTGGAGTCTTCTCCTATGGCTCTGGATTAGCAGCTAGCATGTTCTCCCTGAAGGTGTCCCAAAATTCTGATGCAG GTTCTCCCCTGGAAAAACTGGTGTCCAGTCTTTCTGATCTGGAGGTTCGACTGAACTCTCGAAAATGTGTTGCCCCAGAGAAGTTTGCTGAGATCATGAAAGTGAGAGAGGATACTCATCATTTGGGTAAGCATAGAGAGGAAACAGAGCAGCCTTAG